The Desulfovibrio sp. region GGCTGCCCGCTCTACTCTAAACCGCGCGGGGCGGAGCGGTGGAGGCACGGGTAATCAGCTGATGGCTGTATTCCACACGCGTAATATTGCGGTCAGAGGCAGTACCCCTGATCTTATTATGCAAAATTTCAAGGGCATTACGCCCCTTGTCACGCATGTAGTGCTCGACCGTGGTCAGGTCTATGCCTGCAAATCCCGATGGAAAAATATTGTCAAAACCGCACACGCTGTAATCGGCGGGTATGGAATAGCCGCCCTCGCGCACCGCATCAATAACCCCGTAAGCGACCATGTCATTTACCGCCACAAAGGCGGTAATTTTTTTGTCGTCCAGACATTTGCGTGCCAGCTCCCGCCCCACAAGGTGCTCAATCTGCACATTTTCCAGCTCGATTTCAGGGCTGATATCGCGGCTTTTGACCTGCACGCTGCCCTCGGGGCACAGCTGCCCAAAGGTATCGCGCAGGCCTTGCAGGCGCTGCGTGCGGATGGGGTTTGCCTCGTCTAGCGTGGTTGAAATATAGGCCAGATGCTTGTGCCCCAGATCGTGCATGTGACGCGCTATCAGGCTGCCGGCATCGTAGTTGTTGAGCTCAACGGTATCCACGCTCAGATCTTGCCGCCTGTCGCCAATCACCACCATGGGCAGTTTGCGGTCGGTTTTTTCCAGCACTTCTTCCGGATGGGCCAGCATGGCAAAAATAATACCTGCCATACCCATGCTACGCGCGAACTGCAAGGCTTCAAGCTCATTTTCAAGGCTACGGTAGGTGGTGTAGATGCAGGTGGCATACCCCCTGAGCCCGGCAGCCTGCTGAATGGCCTGAATAACAGTGGAATAATAGGGATTGGTGACGTTGGGAGCCACAAGCAGCACCGAGGGTGTGCTGGGCCCGCCAAAAGCCCTACGCCCGCCCCGATAGCCCAGATTCTCTGCCGCAGAAAAGACGGCCGCAATGGTTTCATCTGCAAATGAAACACCTTCCCGCCCGTTCAACACCATTGACACAGTGGCCTGCGATACTCCTGCGGCCTTGGCAACATGAGCCAAAGTAACTTTTTTAGCGGCAGTGTGCCTGATCCTCTGGCCGTTACCCGTCCCTGCCGTCATAAGCCAAGCCTCCTGTTCGGCCATCAAGGTTCCAAAACGCAGACGTATGGTAACCAGCTTGAAGGCCTTCATCAATTATTTGAACGTCAAAGGAATTATTTTTTATTTAATAAATATTCAATTGACATAAAATTTTTCTACATGCTATCTGACCTTAAATTTAGCACCAATCAACGCTATTTTCAACTGGAGGTAATTAAAAAAATTTAAAAAAATAATCTATATTAGCAAAAACTCGCAAAATTGAATAAAATTTTTAATAAAAGCCGCGCTCACAATAAGGCGGGAAAGCAGCCCACGGAGGGTGTCTGCATGGACGAAAGCTCAAAGCAAAAATACGTTCCTTCCAAAAGCGAAATGCGCAAGGTTGTTCTTGCCAGTCTGCTTGGCGCAACCATTGAATGGTACGATTTTTTCCTCTACGGCGTTGTTGCGGGCATTGTCTTCAACAAACTCTACTTTCCTACTTCTGACCCCTATCTGGGAACCATCATGGCATACAGCACCTTTGCCATTGGTTACCTGGCGCGCCCCCTTGGCGGTTTTATTTTTGGCCATTACGGCGACAAGCTTGGCCGCAAACGCATGCTCATACTCACCATGCTCATCATGGGTGTAGCCACGGTAGGCATCGGCCTTGTGCCCACCTATGCCTCCATAGGCATTGCCGCGCCCATCATCCTGCAGACGCTGCGCCTGTGTCAGGGCCTTGGCCTTGGCGGCGAATGGGGCGGCGCTGTGCTTATGACATATGAATATGCAAGCCCGCGCCAAAAGGCCTTTTACGCCAGTATTCCCCAGATGGGTCTTGCGACTGGCCTGTGCCTTTCCTCTGGCATGGTGGCCCTGCTGTCGTGGCTGCTGGACAACGAGCAGTTCCTTGCCTGGGGCTGGCGCTTTGCCTTTCTTGTGAGTGTGGTGCTTATTGGCATTGCCCTGTACGTGCGTACCCACATTCTTGAAACGCCCGAATTCCGCAAGGTTCAGGAAGACGGCGAGACCAG contains the following coding sequences:
- a CDS encoding LacI family DNA-binding transcriptional regulator, yielding MKAFKLVTIRLRFGTLMAEQEAWLMTAGTGNGQRIRHTAAKKVTLAHVAKAAGVSQATVSMVLNGREGVSFADETIAAVFSAAENLGYRGGRRAFGGPSTPSVLLVAPNVTNPYYSTVIQAIQQAAGLRGYATCIYTTYRSLENELEALQFARSMGMAGIIFAMLAHPEEVLEKTDRKLPMVVIGDRRQDLSVDTVELNNYDAGSLIARHMHDLGHKHLAYISTTLDEANPIRTQRLQGLRDTFGQLCPEGSVQVKSRDISPEIELENVQIEHLVGRELARKCLDDKKITAFVAVNDMVAYGVIDAVREGGYSIPADYSVCGFDNIFPSGFAGIDLTTVEHYMRDKGRNALEILHNKIRGTASDRNITRVEYSHQLITRASTAPPRAV
- a CDS encoding MFS transporter, which encodes MDESSKQKYVPSKSEMRKVVLASLLGATIEWYDFFLYGVVAGIVFNKLYFPTSDPYLGTIMAYSTFAIGYLARPLGGFIFGHYGDKLGRKRMLILTMLIMGVATVGIGLVPTYASIGIAAPIILQTLRLCQGLGLGGEWGGAVLMTYEYASPRQKAFYASIPQMGLATGLCLSSGMVALLSWLLDNEQFLAWGWRFAFLVSVVLIGIALYVRTHILETPEFRKVQEDGETSKKTLPIVAVCKNYPLNIALGVGARWIDGVFFNVLAVFSITYLVQQLHTSRTEALTAVMFAALLMCPFILIAGRLADRFGRGRIYGLASLACGISVFPSFWLMQNSGGSMFLIGVAIAIPLSIFYAGVFGPEAALFSDLFPAKVRYTGISIVYQFPGFLVAGIVPGLCTVLIQWKDGDPFYICIFVLIAAATSAFSAFTIQARHNRAAQAAGAVQD